A single region of the Salarchaeum japonicum genome encodes:
- a CDS encoding 50S ribosomal protein L39e, whose translation MGKKSKSKKKRLAKLERQNSRVPAWVIMKTDRDVQRNPKRRNWRRSDTDE comes from the coding sequence ATGGGTAAGAAGTCGAAGTCCAAGAAGAAGCGGCTGGCGAAGCTGGAGCGCCAGAACAGCCGGGTTCCGGCGTGGGTTATCATGAAGACGGATCGTGACGTGCAGCGAAACCCGAAGCGCCGGAACTGGCGGCGTAGCGACACTGACGAATAA
- a CDS encoding sodium-dependent transporter produces the protein MATERWSSRLGFLLATVGAAVGLGNIWRFSAVVGTNGGGAYLVPYLLAAFVCAVPLLVLELSVGRALRTDVVSAFASVKRRYAAFGWLVVAGVLLVLSYYLVLTGWVLGFAVSWTAGSGTAFAAFTSGWQPVAYFVLATALTGGIVSLGVRGGIERMATVVMPVVFFVLVALAVYAVTLSGWNEAASFLFTPDLSVLGDPALWSAAFGQVFFSLSVGQGIMLTYGSYVDEGTDLRRSALLITVADIAAAVVAGLVIFPIVFSFGLQPTLGTELAFTTLPTAFAAMPFGRVVAVAFFGLLFFAALSSAVSLLEVGVAAATNSTRLDRRTATVALTAGVFLLGVPSALSYSPLDFAVAGTPVLDLVDESVGTYALPVSAILVAAVFAWRADLPAVRADLGPFLALVKYLTPTLLVLVTAAKALGVARPAWRLLVARSRDHPLLALGVALTALAAVAAVAYTRGTRDRR, from the coding sequence ATGGCGACGGAACGCTGGTCTTCCAGGCTCGGATTCCTGCTCGCGACGGTCGGTGCCGCGGTCGGCCTCGGGAACATCTGGCGGTTCTCCGCGGTCGTCGGCACGAACGGCGGCGGCGCGTACCTCGTTCCCTACCTGCTCGCCGCGTTCGTCTGCGCCGTCCCCCTGCTCGTCCTCGAACTCTCCGTTGGGCGCGCACTCCGCACCGACGTGGTGTCCGCGTTCGCGTCCGTGAAACGCCGGTACGCCGCGTTCGGCTGGCTCGTTGTCGCGGGCGTCCTCCTCGTTCTGAGTTACTACCTCGTCCTCACCGGCTGGGTACTCGGGTTCGCCGTCTCGTGGACCGCCGGCTCCGGCACGGCGTTCGCGGCGTTCACGAGCGGCTGGCAGCCGGTCGCGTACTTCGTGCTCGCCACCGCGCTCACCGGCGGCATCGTGTCCCTCGGCGTCCGCGGCGGCATCGAACGCATGGCGACGGTGGTGATGCCGGTCGTCTTCTTCGTCCTCGTCGCGCTCGCCGTCTACGCCGTCACGCTCTCCGGCTGGAACGAGGCCGCGAGCTTCCTCTTCACGCCAGACCTCTCCGTCCTCGGCGACCCCGCACTCTGGAGCGCCGCGTTCGGCCAGGTGTTCTTCTCGCTCTCCGTCGGCCAGGGAATCATGCTCACGTACGGGAGCTACGTGGACGAGGGAACCGACCTCCGGCGGTCGGCGCTCCTCATCACCGTCGCCGACATCGCGGCCGCTGTCGTCGCGGGCCTCGTCATCTTCCCCATCGTGTTCAGCTTCGGCCTCCAGCCAACGCTCGGCACGGAACTCGCGTTCACGACGCTCCCGACGGCGTTCGCCGCGATGCCGTTCGGGCGCGTCGTCGCCGTCGCGTTCTTCGGCCTGCTGTTCTTCGCCGCGCTCTCCTCCGCCGTCTCCCTCCTCGAAGTCGGCGTCGCCGCCGCGACGAACAGCACGCGCCTCGACCGCCGCACCGCGACGGTCGCGCTCACCGCGGGCGTCTTCCTGCTCGGCGTTCCGTCCGCGCTCAGCTACAGCCCGCTCGACTTCGCGGTCGCCGGCACGCCGGTTCTCGACCTCGTGGACGAGTCCGTCGGGACGTACGCGCTCCCGGTCTCCGCGATTCTCGTCGCCGCCGTCTTCGCGTGGCGCGCCGACCTGCCCGCCGTCCGCGCCGACCTCGGGCCGTTCCTCGCGCTCGTGAAGTACCTCACGCCCACGCTCCTCGTCCTCGTCACCGCGGCGAAAGCACTCGGCGTCGCGCGGCCGGCGTGGCGGCTTCTCGTCGCCCGGAGCCGCGACCACCCCCTGCTCGCGCTCGGCGTCGCGCTCACCGCCCTGGCCGCTGTCGCCGCCGTCGCCTACACTCGCGGGACACGCGACCGCCGCTAG
- the ligA gene encoding NAD-dependent DNA ligase LigA, with product MSDAAFDDLEGAANLDPENPYITNPKTAFEDADSLSEGEAETQVARLREAVRFHDYRYYVLNDPVISDRAYDRLFERLQELEDAFDLRAEDSPTRRVGGEPVEELGTVEHVAPMLSIDSSGDESDVREFDERVRRNVDGDVDYVCEPKFDGLSIEIVYEDGRYVRAATRGDGQTGEDVTENVRTIESVPSRLRGDHPGFLAVRGEVYMPREAFQEHNRERVEAGEEPFANPRNAAAGTLRQLDPSVTADRPLDCFFYDILAAGEREEDVADATASRGALGAEGLDTHWSEHEQFPDWGLKVNDRTRLVEDIEDAIAYRNELQDAREDLDYEIDGVVYKVNSRAQCADLGTTSRHYRWAYAYKFPARSETTRITDIVVQVGRTGRLTPVALLEPVDVAGVTVSRASLHNQDEIAAMDVNVGDDVRVERAGEVIPYVDEVVEKHATGHFEMPDECPVCGSETERRGPLHYCTGGLACPAQLKRSVEYFASDDGLDIEGLGTEAAEQFVEEGLVDSVADLYELTVDDIAELDGWGETSARKLVDELADSRDPSLAEFLAAIGIPEVGPTVARDLARHFGGLDAVLDASEDDLREVDGVGETVAGEIREFFENERNRDVIERLRDRGVTPHVESEETGSELDGLTVVFTGSVEDWTRDELEALVEEHGGNATGSVSSNTDYLVVGDNPGTTKREDADTEGVPVLSPEEFFELLDDRGIEV from the coding sequence ATGTCAGACGCGGCGTTCGACGACCTGGAGGGAGCCGCGAACCTCGACCCCGAGAACCCCTACATCACGAACCCGAAGACGGCGTTCGAGGACGCGGACTCCCTCAGCGAGGGGGAGGCGGAAACGCAGGTCGCGCGCCTCCGGGAGGCCGTGCGGTTCCACGACTACCGGTACTACGTGCTGAACGACCCCGTCATCTCCGACCGCGCGTACGACCGGTTGTTCGAGCGCCTGCAGGAACTCGAAGACGCGTTCGACCTCCGGGCCGAGGACTCGCCCACGCGACGCGTCGGCGGCGAACCCGTCGAGGAACTCGGCACCGTCGAGCACGTCGCGCCGATGCTGTCGATCGATTCGAGCGGCGACGAATCGGACGTGCGGGAGTTCGACGAGCGCGTGCGGCGGAACGTCGACGGCGACGTGGACTACGTCTGCGAGCCGAAATTCGACGGCCTCTCGATCGAAATCGTCTACGAGGACGGCCGGTACGTTCGCGCCGCGACCCGGGGCGACGGCCAGACGGGAGAGGACGTGACGGAGAACGTCCGCACCATCGAGAGCGTTCCCTCCCGCCTCCGCGGCGACCACCCCGGCTTCCTCGCCGTCCGCGGGGAGGTGTACATGCCGCGCGAGGCGTTCCAGGAGCACAACCGGGAGCGCGTCGAAGCGGGCGAGGAGCCGTTCGCGAACCCGCGGAACGCCGCCGCGGGCACGCTCCGCCAGCTCGATCCGTCCGTGACCGCCGACCGGCCGCTCGACTGCTTCTTCTACGACATCCTCGCCGCCGGCGAGCGCGAGGAGGACGTGGCGGACGCGACGGCGTCCCGGGGCGCGCTCGGCGCGGAGGGCCTCGACACGCACTGGAGCGAACACGAGCAGTTCCCCGACTGGGGGCTCAAGGTGAACGACCGCACCCGCCTCGTCGAGGACATCGAGGACGCCATCGCGTACCGGAACGAACTGCAGGACGCACGCGAGGACCTGGACTACGAGATAGACGGCGTCGTCTACAAGGTGAACTCGCGCGCGCAGTGCGCCGACCTCGGGACGACGAGCCGACACTACCGCTGGGCGTACGCGTACAAGTTCCCCGCGCGCTCCGAGACGACGCGCATCACGGACATCGTCGTGCAGGTGGGGCGGACGGGCCGTCTGACGCCCGTGGCGTTGCTCGAACCCGTGGACGTGGCCGGGGTGACCGTGTCGCGCGCGAGCCTCCACAACCAGGACGAAATCGCGGCGATGGACGTGAACGTCGGGGACGACGTCCGGGTCGAGCGCGCGGGCGAAGTCATCCCGTACGTGGACGAAGTCGTGGAGAAGCACGCTACGGGCCACTTCGAGATGCCCGACGAGTGCCCGGTCTGCGGGAGCGAGACCGAGCGCCGCGGGCCGCTACACTACTGCACGGGCGGGCTCGCGTGTCCCGCGCAGTTGAAGCGTTCCGTCGAGTACTTCGCGAGCGACGACGGCCTCGACATCGAAGGACTCGGCACGGAAGCCGCCGAGCAGTTCGTCGAGGAAGGGCTCGTGGACAGCGTCGCCGACCTCTACGAGCTCACCGTGGACGACATCGCGGAACTGGACGGGTGGGGGGAGACGAGCGCGCGGAAGCTCGTGGACGAACTGGCGGACTCCCGAGACCCGTCGCTCGCCGAGTTCCTCGCCGCCATCGGCATCCCCGAGGTCGGGCCGACGGTCGCGCGCGACCTCGCGCGGCACTTCGGCGGCCTCGACGCGGTGCTCGACGCGAGCGAGGACGACCTCCGTGAGGTGGACGGCGTCGGAGAGACCGTCGCGGGCGAGATTCGGGAGTTCTTCGAGAACGAGCGGAACCGCGACGTCATCGAGCGCCTGCGCGACCGCGGCGTCACGCCGCACGTCGAATCCGAGGAGACGGGGAGCGAACTGGATGGACTCACGGTCGTGTTCACGGGGTCGGTCGAGGACTGGACGCGGGACGAACTCGAAGCGCTCGTCGAGGAACACGGCGGGAACGCAACGGGAAGCGTCTCCTCGAACACGGACTACCTCGTCGTCGGCGACAACCCCGGAACGACGAAGCGCGAGGACGCAGACACAGAGGGCGTTCCCGTGCTCTCGCCCGAGGAGTTCTTCGAACTGCTCGACGACCGCGGTATCGAGGTCTAG
- a CDS encoding pyridoxal-phosphate-dependent aminotransferase family protein: MREDFLLLNPGPVPLSDDVRTAMSEPMVSHRSSEFEAVYERAQDGLDYVFERSTLDEAETSAGGTSLVLNGTATMGMEAAVANLADEDDEVVAVVNGKFGRRFARIADRHADVTRVEFDWGSPVDVDAVADAVSDDTAVVTMVHNETSTGLLNPVEAVGELAAEHDARYVVDGVTSIGGDEFRIDDWYVDIAITDGQKALAGPPGVSALYVSKRAEAHIEGEDAPFYEDLDWHLRKSESHQTPFTSAVPLFRGLAVAVEDIRHEGMSERIARHRRQSAAFRAAFEAMGLDLFPDLNEHSTYSNTLTAVSLPNEVYGDPDEFMSEISERGVSISGGQAHLGGQIFRVSNMGNLTSEHVLRGVRTIGESFDAVGVDVDTEAALDAARDHLRQ; the protein is encoded by the coding sequence ATGCGAGAGGACTTCCTCCTCCTGAACCCGGGCCCCGTCCCGTTGTCGGACGACGTCCGCACGGCGATGTCGGAGCCGATGGTGTCGCACCGCTCCAGCGAGTTCGAGGCCGTCTACGAGCGCGCGCAGGACGGACTCGACTACGTGTTCGAGCGCTCCACGCTGGACGAGGCCGAAACGTCCGCGGGCGGGACGAGCCTCGTCCTGAACGGCACGGCGACGATGGGGATGGAGGCCGCCGTCGCGAACCTCGCGGACGAGGACGACGAGGTCGTCGCGGTGGTGAACGGGAAGTTCGGCCGCCGGTTCGCGCGCATCGCCGACCGGCACGCGGACGTGACGCGCGTCGAGTTCGACTGGGGGAGTCCCGTCGATGTGGATGCGGTCGCTGACGCCGTCTCCGACGACACCGCGGTGGTGACGATGGTGCACAACGAGACGAGCACGGGCCTCCTCAACCCCGTCGAGGCGGTCGGCGAACTCGCGGCCGAACACGACGCGCGGTACGTCGTGGACGGCGTCACGTCCATCGGCGGCGACGAGTTCCGCATCGACGACTGGTACGTCGACATCGCCATCACGGACGGCCAGAAGGCGCTCGCCGGCCCGCCCGGCGTGAGCGCGCTCTACGTCTCGAAGCGCGCCGAAGCCCACATCGAGGGCGAGGACGCGCCGTTCTACGAGGACCTCGACTGGCACCTCCGGAAGTCCGAGAGCCACCAGACGCCCTTTACGAGCGCCGTCCCGCTCTTCCGCGGACTGGCGGTCGCCGTGGAGGACATCCGCCACGAGGGCATGAGCGAGCGCATCGCCCGCCACCGCCGGCAGTCCGCGGCGTTCCGCGCGGCGTTCGAGGCGATGGGACTCGACCTCTTCCCCGACCTGAACGAGCACTCGACGTACTCGAACACGCTCACCGCCGTCAGTCTCCCCAACGAGGTGTACGGCGACCCCGACGAGTTCATGAGCGAAATCAGTGAGCGCGGCGTCTCCATCAGCGGCGGCCAGGCCCACCTCGGCGGCCAGATATTCCGCGTGAGCAATATGGGGAACCTGACGAGCGAGCACGTCCTCCGCGGGGTTCGCACCATCGGCGAGTCCTTCGACGCGGTCGGCGTCGATGTCGATACCGAGGCGGCGCTGGACGCGGCGCGCGACCACCTCCGCCAGTAG
- a CDS encoding MFS transporter, with protein MTERRERVALAAVVFATLFAQVLLYPGIPDLVAALGASTSIDASTWFLGAEFAAFVAFAGVWGAVSDRTGRRVPYITAGAVGGALCYAALAATAGTLSFPALVALRVLQGALTVGAFSLAITMLADLSSERGKNMGAAGLAIGLGTALGAPVGGQLTDVNPVLPLWAGALSLGIAGLLALFVTDRAPDRAASALDALRTLRRRPELAVPYTFGFVDRFTAGFFALVGTYYFRDAFGLDGAGTGLTLALFFAPFALLQYPFGRLSDRIGRTLPIAGGSALYGVVVAAVGLVPALLYAQVGMVAVGVLGALMAPATMALVADLTAETERGVGMAGFNAAGSLGFLVGIVGGSYVADEYGYQEAFLAAGGAELLLAAVALPALVRLGR; from the coding sequence GTGACGGAACGACGTGAACGAGTCGCGCTCGCGGCCGTCGTCTTCGCGACGCTGTTCGCACAGGTTCTCCTCTACCCGGGCATTCCCGACCTCGTCGCGGCGCTCGGCGCGAGCACGAGCATCGACGCGAGCACGTGGTTCCTCGGCGCGGAGTTCGCGGCGTTCGTCGCGTTCGCCGGCGTCTGGGGCGCGGTGAGCGACCGAACCGGCCGCCGCGTCCCCTACATCACCGCGGGCGCAGTCGGCGGCGCTCTCTGTTACGCCGCGCTCGCCGCGACCGCCGGCACGCTCTCCTTCCCCGCGCTCGTCGCGCTCCGCGTGCTCCAGGGCGCGCTCACCGTCGGCGCGTTCAGCCTCGCAATCACGATGCTCGCCGACCTCTCCAGCGAGCGCGGGAAGAACATGGGCGCGGCCGGCCTCGCCATCGGCCTCGGCACCGCGCTCGGCGCGCCCGTCGGCGGCCAACTCACCGACGTGAACCCCGTGCTCCCGCTCTGGGCGGGCGCGCTCTCCCTCGGTATCGCAGGACTGCTGGCGCTGTTCGTCACCGACCGCGCGCCCGACCGCGCCGCGTCCGCCCTGGACGCGCTCCGCACGCTCCGCCGCCGCCCCGAACTCGCCGTCCCATACACGTTCGGGTTCGTCGACCGGTTCACCGCGGGGTTCTTCGCGCTCGTCGGTACCTACTACTTCCGGGACGCGTTCGGCCTGGACGGCGCCGGAACGGGACTGACGCTCGCGCTGTTCTTCGCGCCGTTCGCGCTCCTCCAGTACCCGTTCGGTCGGCTCTCCGATAGGATCGGCCGCACGCTCCCCATCGCCGGCGGTTCCGCGCTCTACGGCGTCGTCGTCGCCGCCGTCGGCCTCGTCCCCGCCCTGCTGTACGCGCAGGTCGGAATGGTGGCGGTCGGCGTGCTCGGCGCGCTGATGGCTCCCGCGACGATGGCGCTGGTCGCCGACCTCACGGCGGAAACGGAACGCGGCGTCGGGATGGCGGGGTTCAACGCCGCCGGGAGCCTCGGGTTCCTCGTCGGCATCGTCGGCGGGAGCTACGTCGCGGACGAGTACGGGTATCAAGAAGCATTCCTCGCGGCGGGCGGCGCGGAACTCCTCCTCGCCGCCGTCGCGCTGCCCGCGCTCGTTCGGCTCGGGCGCTGA
- a CDS encoding DUF7344 domain-containing protein, translated as MKGRTLLSQPRSSRLDKADVHDVLRNDRRRHVIEYLRDRDGESTARELSEYIAEQESGESPPPRNVRQSVYVTLQQTHLPKLAELDIVEYDENEKTVTLSEHARDVSIYLEVVPKYGLSWSEFYAGLSVLGILLVLATEVGVPYLDYVSPAYWAVFTFCLIITCAVYQTYAQGSSVFHRVRE; from the coding sequence ATGAAGGGGCGGACGCTGCTCTCACAGCCACGGTCGAGCCGTCTCGATAAAGCCGACGTGCACGACGTGCTCCGGAACGACCGCCGCCGCCACGTCATCGAGTACCTCCGCGACCGCGACGGCGAGAGCACGGCGCGCGAACTCTCCGAGTACATCGCGGAACAGGAGAGCGGCGAGTCCCCGCCCCCGCGGAACGTCCGGCAGTCCGTCTACGTCACCCTCCAGCAGACCCACCTCCCGAAGCTCGCGGAACTCGACATCGTCGAGTACGACGAGAACGAGAAGACCGTCACGCTCTCCGAACACGCGAGGGACGTGAGCATCTACCTCGAAGTCGTCCCGAAGTACGGGCTGTCGTGGAGCGAGTTCTACGCGGGCCTGAGCGTGCTCGGCATCCTGCTCGTGCTCGCGACCGAGGTCGGCGTCCCCTACCTCGACTACGTCTCGCCCGCCTACTGGGCGGTGTTCACCTTCTGCCTCATCATCACGTGCGCGGTCTACCAGACGTACGCGCAGGGGAGTTCGGTCTTCCATCGCGTCCGCGAGTAA
- a CDS encoding O-acetylhomoserine aminocarboxypropyltransferase/cysteine synthase family protein, with product MSDEGESGFDTRTVHAGSDPDPATGARATPIYQTTSYEFESADAAADLYALEGEGDIYTRITNPTVATLEDRLASLAGGSAAVANASGMASFDALNFALASAGDNVVSASAIYGGTRAYLAHTARRRGVEARFVDTLDYDAYRDAIDEDTAYLHAETIGNPALVTADLERLADIAHDNDVPFVVDNTFATPALCRPLEHGADIVWHSTTKWLHGGGTTLGGVVVEDGSFDWDAHPEKYPEIAGENPAFHGIRFTERFPDAPFAAVARHRATRSIGHAQKPFDAWQTLQGLETLGLRMDRHSENAHILAEYLEDHPAADWVSYPGLASHETHENATKYLDGGYGGMVTFGLGSFDAAKEFCESVDLASFLANVGDAKTLVIHPASTTHAQLSEDEQRSSGVLPDMVRVSVGIEDPADILADFDDAL from the coding sequence ATGAGTGACGAGGGTGAGTCGGGTTTCGACACCCGAACCGTCCACGCCGGCAGCGACCCCGACCCCGCCACGGGGGCGCGCGCCACCCCGATCTATCAGACCACGTCCTACGAGTTCGAGAGCGCCGACGCCGCCGCCGACCTCTACGCGCTCGAAGGCGAGGGCGACATCTACACGCGCATCACCAATCCCACGGTCGCCACGCTCGAAGACCGCCTCGCCAGCCTCGCCGGCGGCAGTGCGGCCGTCGCGAACGCGAGCGGGATGGCGAGTTTCGACGCCCTGAACTTCGCGCTCGCCTCCGCGGGCGACAACGTCGTCTCCGCGAGCGCCATCTACGGCGGTACCCGCGCGTACCTCGCGCACACCGCCCGCCGCCGCGGCGTCGAAGCCCGGTTCGTGGACACGCTCGACTACGACGCCTACCGGGACGCCATCGACGAGGACACCGCGTACCTCCACGCCGAAACCATCGGGAACCCCGCGCTCGTCACCGCCGACCTCGAACGCCTCGCCGACATCGCCCACGACAACGACGTGCCCTTCGTCGTGGACAACACGTTCGCCACGCCCGCGCTCTGCCGCCCCCTCGAACACGGCGCGGACATCGTCTGGCACTCCACCACGAAGTGGCTGCACGGCGGCGGCACCACGCTCGGCGGCGTCGTCGTGGAGGACGGGAGCTTCGACTGGGACGCCCACCCCGAGAAGTACCCGGAAATCGCGGGCGAGAACCCGGCGTTCCACGGGATTCGATTCACCGAGCGGTTCCCGGACGCGCCGTTCGCCGCCGTCGCCCGCCACCGCGCCACCCGAAGCATCGGCCACGCCCAGAAGCCCTTCGACGCCTGGCAGACCCTCCAGGGACTCGAAACGCTCGGCCTCCGGATGGACCGCCACAGCGAGAACGCGCACATCCTCGCCGAATACCTCGAAGACCACCCCGCGGCGGACTGGGTGTCCTACCCCGGTCTCGCCTCGCACGAGACCCACGAGAACGCCACGAAGTACCTCGACGGCGGCTACGGCGGCATGGTGACGTTCGGCCTCGGGAGCTTCGACGCCGCGAAGGAGTTCTGCGAGAGCGTCGACTTGGCGTCGTTCCTCGCGAACGTCGGGGACGCGAAGACCCTCGTCATCCACCCCGCGAGCACCACGCACGCCCAGTTGAGCGAGGACGAACAGCGCAGTTCGGGCGTCCTCCCCGACATGGTTCGCGTCTCCGTCGGAATCGAAGACCCCGCCGACATCCTCGCGGACTTCGACGACGCGCTATGA
- the metX gene encoding homoserine O-acetyltransferase MetX, with product MTVSLGSFTFQCGETVPEFEVAYETYGEFEGDNAVLVCHALTGSQHVASGAREAEGTAGQARAWWDDVVGPGKAIDTNEYFVVCANVPGSCYGTTGPASENPEGEPWGTDFPAVTVGDWTRAQRQLLDELGVGRLHAVVGGSVGGMNALDWAKRYPDDVHRVAAVATAARLDAQCLGLDAVARRAITTDPDWQGGDYYGDEGPTDGLALARQLGHLMYLSKDSMERKFGRRSAGREGGRDRFPSDPAGGFFPYREVESYLDYNASKFTERFDANSYLYLTRAMDDYDLANGYESDADALAAFTGEALVMSFTGDWHFTVEQSHDLEAAFEDADVPVTHRVVDSDHGHDAFLVEPENVGPPLRSFLDSGVSTDGGHAPVHNSLFPG from the coding sequence ATGACCGTCAGCCTCGGGAGTTTCACGTTCCAGTGCGGCGAGACCGTCCCCGAGTTCGAGGTAGCGTACGAGACGTACGGCGAGTTCGAGGGCGACAACGCCGTCCTCGTCTGTCACGCGCTCACCGGCAGCCAGCACGTCGCGTCCGGCGCGCGCGAGGCCGAGGGAACCGCGGGCCAGGCGCGGGCGTGGTGGGACGACGTGGTCGGCCCCGGGAAGGCCATCGACACGAACGAGTACTTCGTCGTCTGCGCGAACGTCCCCGGGTCGTGCTACGGCACCACCGGGCCCGCGAGCGAGAACCCCGAGGGCGAACCCTGGGGGACGGACTTCCCGGCTGTCACCGTCGGTGACTGGACGCGCGCCCAGCGCCAACTGCTGGACGAACTCGGCGTCGGCCGCCTCCACGCGGTCGTCGGCGGGAGCGTCGGCGGGATGAACGCGCTCGACTGGGCGAAACGCTACCCCGACGACGTCCACCGGGTCGCCGCCGTCGCAACCGCCGCCCGCCTCGACGCGCAGTGCCTCGGATTGGACGCGGTCGCGCGCCGCGCCATCACCACCGACCCCGACTGGCAGGGCGGCGACTACTACGGCGACGAGGGGCCGACCGACGGCCTCGCGCTCGCCCGCCAGCTCGGCCACCTGATGTACCTCTCGAAGGACTCGATGGAGCGGAAGTTCGGGCGGCGGAGCGCGGGCCGCGAGGGCGGCCGCGACCGCTTCCCCAGCGACCCCGCGGGCGGGTTCTTCCCCTACCGCGAGGTCGAGTCCTACCTCGACTACAACGCGAGCAAGTTCACGGAGCGCTTCGACGCGAACAGCTACCTCTACCTCACGCGCGCGATGGACGACTACGACCTCGCGAACGGCTACGAGAGCGACGCGGACGCGCTCGCCGCGTTCACCGGCGAAGCCCTCGTCATGTCCTTCACGGGCGACTGGCACTTCACCGTCGAGCAGTCCCACGACCTCGAAGCCGCGTTCGAGGACGCGGACGTCCCCGTCACGCACCGCGTCGTGGACTCCGACCACGGCCACGACGCCTTCCTCGTCGAACCCGAGAACGTCGGCCCGCCCCTCCGCTCCTTCCTCGACAGCGGCGTCTCCACGGACGGCGGGCACGCGCCCGTCCACAACAGCCTCTTTCCCGGCTAG
- a CDS encoding O-acetylhomoserine aminocarboxypropyltransferase/cysteine synthase family protein has translation MSDESDDAPGFDTQSVHAGSQPDPATGARATPIYQTTSYEFADAEDAAAQFALEKPGHIYSRLMNPTVDVLQDRLAALEDGVGAVATSSGMAALNVATFLLAEAGDNIVAANALYGGTHTYLSHTVERRGVTTRFVDTLDVDAYEEAIDEDTAYVLVETIGNPALVTPDLEAIADVAHEHDTPLLVDNTFATPALCNPIEHGADIVWHSTTKWLHGGGTTVGGALVDAGNFDWQANADSYPEIGADNPAYHGVNFAERFGDAAFTYAAIARGLRDLGNQQSPFDAWTTLQGMESLPLRMNRHSENAQVVAEYLQDHDAVSWVNYPGLDSHETHDAASEYLDGGYGGMLTFGLDAGYDAARATVENTELASLLANVGDAKTLVIHPASTTHQQLSDKEQADAGVLPEMVRLSVGIEDPADIIDDLDAAIAAATDD, from the coding sequence ATGTCCGACGAGAGCGACGACGCGCCCGGATTCGACACGCAGAGCGTGCACGCCGGCAGCCAGCCCGACCCCGCGACGGGGGCGCGCGCCACGCCAATCTACCAGACCACGTCCTACGAGTTCGCGGACGCGGAGGACGCGGCCGCGCAGTTCGCGCTGGAGAAACCCGGCCACATCTACTCCCGGCTGATGAACCCGACCGTGGACGTGCTCCAGGACCGCCTCGCGGCGCTCGAAGACGGCGTCGGCGCGGTCGCCACATCGTCCGGGATGGCCGCGCTGAACGTCGCGACGTTCCTGCTCGCGGAGGCCGGGGACAACATCGTCGCGGCGAACGCGCTCTACGGCGGCACCCACACCTACCTCTCGCACACCGTCGAACGCCGCGGCGTCACCACGCGCTTCGTGGACACGCTCGACGTGGACGCGTACGAGGAGGCTATCGACGAGGACACCGCGTACGTGCTCGTGGAGACCATCGGGAACCCCGCGCTCGTGACGCCCGACCTCGAAGCCATCGCGGACGTGGCGCACGAGCACGACACGCCGCTCCTCGTGGACAACACGTTCGCCACGCCCGCGCTCTGTAACCCCATCGAGCACGGCGCGGACATCGTCTGGCACTCCACCACGAAGTGGCTGCACGGCGGCGGCACGACCGTCGGCGGCGCGCTCGTCGATGCGGGGAACTTCGACTGGCAGGCGAACGCCGACTCGTACCCCGAAATCGGCGCGGACAACCCCGCCTACCACGGCGTGAACTTCGCGGAGCGCTTCGGTGACGCCGCGTTCACGTACGCCGCCATCGCCAGGGGCCTCCGCGACCTCGGGAACCAGCAATCCCCGTTCGACGCGTGGACGACCCTCCAGGGCATGGAATCACTCCCGCTCCGCATGAACCGGCACTCCGAGAACGCGCAGGTCGTCGCCGAGTACCTCCAAGACCACGACGCCGTCTCCTGGGTGAACTACCCCGGCCTCGACAGCCACGAGACGCACGACGCCGCGAGCGAGTACCTCGACGGCGGGTACGGCGGCATGCTCACGTTCGGTCTCGACGCGGGCTACGACGCCGCCCGCGCGACCGTCGAGAACACCGAGCTCGCCAGCCTCCTCGCGAACGTCGGGGACGCGAAGACGCTCGTCATTCACCCCGCGAGCACCACCCACCAGCAGCTCAGCGACAAGGAACAGGCGGACGCGGGCGTCCTCCCCGAGATGGTGCGGCTCTCCGTCGGCATCGAAGACCCCGCGGACATCATCGACGACCTCGACGCCGCTATCGCCGCCGCCACCGACGACTGA